The following proteins are co-located in the Trichormus variabilis 0441 genome:
- a CDS encoding HypC/HybG/HupF family hydrogenase formation chaperone — protein MCLGIPGQIVEITDINHKLAIVDVGGVKRQVNIACIVDEQHPPEACLGDWVLVHVGFAMNRINEQEAAETLKLLQEIATFQAEVSH, from the coding sequence ATGTGTTTAGGAATCCCCGGACAAATCGTCGAAATCACCGACATCAACCACAAACTAGCCATCGTCGATGTGGGTGGAGTTAAACGCCAAGTCAATATCGCCTGTATAGTAGACGAACAACATCCACCCGAAGCTTGTTTAGGAGATTGGGTGTTAGTTCATGTAGGCTTTGCTATGAATAGAATCAACGAACAAGAAGCAGCCGAAACTTTAAAATTATTACAGGAAATTGCCACATTTCAAGCAGAAGTTAGTCATTAA
- the hypF gene encoding carbamoyltransferase HypF, with product MATEEIRVRGTVQGVGFRPTVYRLAKACGLRGDVCNDGEGVLIRVCGDEGALAEFVVRLQEECPPLAKINELVRTPYQGELNFHDFVISHSVSGVVRTEISPDAATCVECQREIFDPFSRFYRYPFTNCTHCGPRLSIIRAIPYDRCNTSMSAFVMCSECEKEYHDIENRRFHAQPVACHTCGPKAWLERADGKPVTASMFSMLDDVDAVCTLLQKGEIVAIKGIGGFHLACDATQEAAVEKLRQRKRRYDKPFALMARDITVIEKYCFVNDKERELLDSPTAPIVLLGKRTEEISSFPIASTVAPGQNILGFMLPYTPLHHLMLKRMNRPIVLTSGNISDEPQCIDNDESKEKLSHIADYFLLHNREIVNRVDDSVVRVIDNKIQIMRRARGYAPATIKLPPGFDNIHQILAMGSELKNTFCLLRDYEAILSQHLGDLENALAFNCYQDTLNLYLNLLQHKPEAIAVDLHPEYLSTKLGQELAAANQIQLQYIQHHHAHIAACMAENLIPLDSLPVLGIACDGLGYGADGKLWGGEFLLADYTQFQRLATFKPVAMIGGEQAIYQPWRNTYAHLLSANLWDNCQLNYHDLEIIKFLQKQPINLLNQLIEQSINTPLASSVGRLFDAVAAAIGICPEKCSYEGQAAIALESIVDIHTLNNPKETAVYPFQVTFSDNIYCIDSCSMWQLLLDDLQQQTPQQVIAAKFHLSLANVIVETVKHLRQQNLFNQVALTGGVFQNSILLQLVTKQLQNLEINVLTHSLVPTNDGGLSLGQAIITAARLMKNS from the coding sequence ATGGCGACTGAGGAAATTCGAGTTCGCGGTACTGTCCAGGGGGTGGGTTTTCGTCCTACGGTGTACCGTCTGGCTAAGGCTTGTGGTTTGCGGGGGGATGTTTGTAATGATGGGGAAGGGGTGTTAATTCGGGTATGTGGTGACGAAGGGGCTTTGGCGGAGTTTGTTGTTAGATTGCAGGAAGAATGTCCACCACTGGCGAAAATTAATGAACTCGTCAGGACACCATATCAAGGTGAGTTGAACTTCCATGATTTTGTTATTTCTCATAGTGTTAGTGGCGTAGTGAGAACGGAAATTAGTCCTGATGCGGCTACTTGTGTTGAATGTCAGCGAGAAATTTTTGACCCCTTTAGCCGTTTTTACCGTTATCCCTTTACTAACTGTACTCATTGCGGCCCCCGGTTGAGTATTATTCGTGCCATTCCCTATGACAGATGTAATACCAGTATGTCTGCGTTTGTCATGTGTTCTGAATGTGAAAAAGAATATCATGATATCGAAAACCGCCGCTTCCACGCCCAACCTGTCGCCTGTCACACCTGCGGCCCTAAAGCTTGGCTAGAACGGGCTGATGGTAAACCTGTGACGGCTTCTATGTTTTCTATGTTGGATGATGTGGATGCTGTTTGTACTTTGTTACAGAAGGGTGAAATTGTCGCTATTAAGGGAATTGGTGGTTTTCATTTAGCTTGTGATGCTACCCAAGAAGCGGCTGTGGAGAAATTGCGTCAGCGTAAGCGAAGATATGATAAGCCTTTTGCTTTGATGGCACGGGATATTACTGTTATTGAAAAATATTGCTTTGTTAATGATAAGGAACGGGAGTTATTAGATAGTCCTACTGCACCGATTGTTTTGTTAGGAAAAAGGACAGAGGAAATAAGTTCTTTCCCTATCGCCTCCACTGTCGCACCTGGACAAAATATTCTTGGTTTCATGCTACCTTATACGCCGTTGCATCATTTGATGCTCAAGCGGATGAATCGCCCAATTGTTTTGACAAGTGGCAATATTTCTGATGAACCACAATGTATTGATAATGATGAATCGAAAGAAAAGCTAAGTCATATAGCTGATTATTTTCTTCTACATAATCGGGAGATTGTGAATAGAGTTGATGATTCAGTTGTGCGGGTGATTGATAATAAAATACAAATCATGCGTCGTGCTAGAGGTTATGCGCCAGCAACGATAAAATTACCACCAGGATTTGATAATATTCACCAAATTTTAGCGATGGGTAGTGAGTTAAAAAACACCTTTTGTTTATTGAGAGATTATGAAGCAATTCTATCTCAACATTTGGGAGATTTAGAAAATGCTTTGGCGTTTAATTGTTATCAGGATACATTGAATTTGTATTTAAATTTGTTGCAACACAAACCAGAGGCGATCGCCGTTGATTTACACCCTGAATATTTATCCACAAAACTTGGTCAAGAATTAGCCGCCGCCAACCAGATTCAACTGCAATATATTCAACATCATCACGCCCACATTGCCGCTTGTATGGCAGAAAATCTTATTCCTTTAGATTCTTTGCCAGTCTTAGGTATTGCTTGTGATGGACTAGGTTACGGTGCAGATGGTAAACTTTGGGGAGGAGAATTTCTTTTAGCTGATTATACTCAATTCCAACGCCTGGCTACATTTAAACCAGTGGCAATGATTGGTGGTGAGCAAGCAATTTATCAGCCTTGGCGTAATACCTATGCTCATTTATTAAGTGCCAATCTTTGGGATAATTGTCAATTAAATTACCATGACTTAGAAATTATTAAATTTTTACAAAAACAGCCGATAAATTTACTCAATCAACTTATAGAACAAAGTATTAATACTCCTTTAGCTTCTTCTGTAGGAAGGCTCTTTGATGCTGTGGCTGCGGCTATCGGCATTTGTCCAGAAAAATGTAGCTACGAAGGACAAGCAGCGATCGCCCTAGAATCTATAGTCGATATCCACACATTAAATAATCCTAAAGAAACAGCAGTTTATCCCTTTCAGGTTACTTTTTCCGATAATATTTATTGTATAGACTCATGCTCCATGTGGCAATTATTGCTTGATGACTTACAGCAGCAAACTCCTCAACAAGTTATTGCTGCTAAATTTCATTTAAGTTTGGCTAATGTCATTGTGGAGACAGTCAAACATCTTCGTCAACAAAACTTATTTAATCAAGTCGCCCTAACAGGAGGAGTGTTTCAGAATAGTATCTTATTACAACTAGTCACTAAGCAGTTACAAAACTTAGAAATTAACGTACTTACTCATAGCTTAGTTCCTACAAATGACGGTGGTTTATCACTAGGTCAAGCAATTATCACAGCCGCCAGATTAATGAAAAACTCTTGA